From one Branchiostoma floridae strain S238N-H82 chromosome 3, Bfl_VNyyK, whole genome shotgun sequence genomic stretch:
- the LOC118411218 gene encoding palladin-like isoform X4 translates to MTSSDTEIDVDTTPERGVADLRGYWSRAQDVPSGEMAEQPRKTKPGKFTPPTFSKTLDLEISGMEGHPLVLEVNVKGTPLPQVQWFREGAPIQNNPAFTVDQTGEVCTLVIAEAYPEDSGNYTATAANFYGSQSCQAIVTVKGQTEPNGKDDPGYIPPPPASNGPAVLPDTPLPPPPANVQPTSGLLDDLPPPPPEEERKGPDAAVRMQQTRVTDEYHDRLRNPPPVQQEEFRVSGFEERLMREIEHRLEKSVEAEGMFENVPQAQWRAPMFGKRVQNYKVLEGGTASFSCRVVGLPTPKIYWFKDGQEIPPDSQKYLMQSAPDGTCYLHIPGATLHEEGQYTVMAVSPAGKASATGMLKVQEKKAAYVKQSTPVARAARTQARDREDLRGVAEKNYRPNFVQVPEETNAKEGGLVRMDCKVTGLPSPDLVWYREGSPLRQDSNHKMIVRENGVHSLLISQCKASDAGDYTCVATNKAGQAEFTVTLNILVEAQTVAPTWVQKLKNTTVKEGDPVRIFCTAAGDPVPYAIWKKDGIGLTEKSGYRLGTDGQGTFFLEVDHASKADATWYTCSAHNQAGSIMCTGKIVVQIPHVSQKKSEQKSGKQFYMF, encoded by the exons ATGACTTCATCAGACACAGAAATAGATGTGGACACCACACCTGAGCGTGGCGTAGCTGATTTAAGGGGCTATTGGAGCAG GGCACAAGACGTGCCTAGTGGAGAAATGGCTGAACAACCCAGGAAGACCAAACCAGGGAAGTTTACTCCTCCCACCTTCAGTAAG ACCCTGGACTTGGAGATCTCAGGAATGGAGGGTCACCCGCTGGTGCTCGAGGTGAATGTGAAgggcacccccctcccacaggttCAGTGGTTCCGTGAGGGGGCACCCATCCagaacaaccctgctttcaCCGTGGACCAGACAG GTGAAGTGTGTACGCTGGTCATTGCTGAGGCATACCCTGAAGATTCTGGAAACTACACAGCCACAGCAGCCAACTTCTACGGCAGCCAGTCCTGCCAGGCGATCGTTACCGTGAAAGGTCAGACAGAGCCTAATG GCAAAGATGATCCAGGGTACATCCCACCCCCACCAGCCAG TAACGGACCTGCTGTACTGCCAGACACACCACTGCCACCTCCACCTGCCAATGTCCAGCCAACCAG TGGCCTACTTGACGACCTGCCTCCCCCGCCCCCAGAGGAGGAGAGGAAGGGTCCTGATGCTGCCGTGAGGATGCAGCAGACTCGAGTGACAGAT GAGTACCACGACCGTTTGAGGAACCCTCCCCCTGTACAGCAGGAG GAGTTCAGAGTGTCTGGTTTTGAAGAGCGTCTGATGAGGGAAATAGAGCATCGTCTGGAGAAAAGTGTAGAGGCAGAGGGCATGTTTGAGAATGTGCCACAAGCCCAGTGGCGTGCCCCCATGTTTGGCAAGAGGGTTCAGAACTACAAGGTGTTGGAGGGAGGAACGGCCAGCTTCAGTTGTCGTGTGGTGGGACTGCCAACTCCCAAG ATATACTGGTTTAAGGATGGGCAGGAGATCCCCCCTGACTCGCAAAAGTACTTGATGCAGAGTGCCCCCGATGGCACTTGTTACTTACACATCCCTGGTGCCACCCTGCATGAGGAGGGACAGTACACTGTCATGGCAGTCAGCCCAGCTGGAAAG gCGAGTGCTACAGGTATGCTGAAGGTGCAGGAGAAGAAGGCTGCATATGTGAAGCAGAGTACACCAGTGGCAAG GGCTGCACGGACCCAGGCTCGTGACAGGGAGGACTTGAGGGGTGTGGCAGAGAAAAACTACAGGCCAAACTTTGTACAGGTCCCCGAGGAGACCAATGCCAAGGAGGGAGGGCTTGTTCGCATGGACTGTAAG GTGACAGGCCTGCCGTCCCCTGACCTGGTGTGGTATCGTGAGGGCAGCCCGCTCAGACAGGACAGCAACCACAAGATGATCGTGCGTGAGAACGGCGTGCACTCCCTGCTGATCTCCCAGTGCAAGGCCAGCGATGCAGGAGACTACACCTGTGTGGCCACCAACAAGGCAGGCCAGGCTGAGTTCACTGTCACCTTGAATATCCTGG TGGAGGCCCAGACTGTTGCTCCTACATGGGTGCAGAAGCTGAAGAACACAACTGTGAAGGAGGGAGACCCTGTGAGGATCTTCTGTACTGCAGCTGGAGACCCTGTTCCTTATGCCATCTGGAAGAAGGATGGCATCGGCCTGACAGAAAAGAGTGGCTACAG GCTTGGCACAGATGGCCAGGGGACGTTCTTCCTAGAGGTTGACCATGCCAGCAAGGCTGATGCTACCTGGTACACCTGCTCTGCCCACAACCAGGCCGGCAGCATCATGTGTACAGGCAAAATAGTTGTGCAGA TACCACATGTCAGTCAGAAAAAATCTGAACAAAAGTCGGGAAAGCAGTTCTACATGTTCTAG
- the LOC118411218 gene encoding palladin-like isoform X1, whose amino-acid sequence MTSSDTEIDVDTTPERGVADLRGYWSRAQDVPSGEMAEQPRKTKPGKFTPPTFSKTLDLEISGMEGHPLVLEVNVKGTPLPQVQWFREGAPIQNNPAFTVDQTGEVCTLVIAEAYPEDSGNYTATAANFYGSQSCQAIVTVKGQTEPNGKDDPGYIPPPPASNGPAVLPDTPLPPPPANVQPTSGLLDDLPPPPPEEERKGPDAAVRMQQTRVTDEYHDRLRNPPPVQQEEFRVSGFEERLMREIEHRLEKSVEAEGMFENVPQAQWRAPMFGKRVQNYKVLEGGTASFSCRVVGLPTPKIYWFKDGQEIPPDSQKYLMQSAPDGTCYLHIPGATLHEEGQYTVMAVSPAGKASATGMLKVQEKKAAYVKQSTPVARAARTQARDREDLRGVAEKNYRPNFVQVPEETNAKEGGLVRMDCKVTGLPSPDLVWYREGSPLRQDSNHKMIVRENGVHSLLISQCKASDAGDYTCVATNKAGQAEFTVTLNILVEAQTVAPTWVQKLKNTTVKEGDPVRIFCTAAGDPVPYAIWKKDGIGLTEKSGYRLGTDGQGTFFLEVDHASKADATWYTCSAHNQAGSIMCTGKIVVQSPWESQKPQQTKIKTPKRYANLPVDMRASHQTKTAMMNESGEDL is encoded by the exons ATGACTTCATCAGACACAGAAATAGATGTGGACACCACACCTGAGCGTGGCGTAGCTGATTTAAGGGGCTATTGGAGCAG GGCACAAGACGTGCCTAGTGGAGAAATGGCTGAACAACCCAGGAAGACCAAACCAGGGAAGTTTACTCCTCCCACCTTCAGTAAG ACCCTGGACTTGGAGATCTCAGGAATGGAGGGTCACCCGCTGGTGCTCGAGGTGAATGTGAAgggcacccccctcccacaggttCAGTGGTTCCGTGAGGGGGCACCCATCCagaacaaccctgctttcaCCGTGGACCAGACAG GTGAAGTGTGTACGCTGGTCATTGCTGAGGCATACCCTGAAGATTCTGGAAACTACACAGCCACAGCAGCCAACTTCTACGGCAGCCAGTCCTGCCAGGCGATCGTTACCGTGAAAGGTCAGACAGAGCCTAATG GCAAAGATGATCCAGGGTACATCCCACCCCCACCAGCCAG TAACGGACCTGCTGTACTGCCAGACACACCACTGCCACCTCCACCTGCCAATGTCCAGCCAACCAG TGGCCTACTTGACGACCTGCCTCCCCCGCCCCCAGAGGAGGAGAGGAAGGGTCCTGATGCTGCCGTGAGGATGCAGCAGACTCGAGTGACAGAT GAGTACCACGACCGTTTGAGGAACCCTCCCCCTGTACAGCAGGAG GAGTTCAGAGTGTCTGGTTTTGAAGAGCGTCTGATGAGGGAAATAGAGCATCGTCTGGAGAAAAGTGTAGAGGCAGAGGGCATGTTTGAGAATGTGCCACAAGCCCAGTGGCGTGCCCCCATGTTTGGCAAGAGGGTTCAGAACTACAAGGTGTTGGAGGGAGGAACGGCCAGCTTCAGTTGTCGTGTGGTGGGACTGCCAACTCCCAAG ATATACTGGTTTAAGGATGGGCAGGAGATCCCCCCTGACTCGCAAAAGTACTTGATGCAGAGTGCCCCCGATGGCACTTGTTACTTACACATCCCTGGTGCCACCCTGCATGAGGAGGGACAGTACACTGTCATGGCAGTCAGCCCAGCTGGAAAG gCGAGTGCTACAGGTATGCTGAAGGTGCAGGAGAAGAAGGCTGCATATGTGAAGCAGAGTACACCAGTGGCAAG GGCTGCACGGACCCAGGCTCGTGACAGGGAGGACTTGAGGGGTGTGGCAGAGAAAAACTACAGGCCAAACTTTGTACAGGTCCCCGAGGAGACCAATGCCAAGGAGGGAGGGCTTGTTCGCATGGACTGTAAG GTGACAGGCCTGCCGTCCCCTGACCTGGTGTGGTATCGTGAGGGCAGCCCGCTCAGACAGGACAGCAACCACAAGATGATCGTGCGTGAGAACGGCGTGCACTCCCTGCTGATCTCCCAGTGCAAGGCCAGCGATGCAGGAGACTACACCTGTGTGGCCACCAACAAGGCAGGCCAGGCTGAGTTCACTGTCACCTTGAATATCCTGG TGGAGGCCCAGACTGTTGCTCCTACATGGGTGCAGAAGCTGAAGAACACAACTGTGAAGGAGGGAGACCCTGTGAGGATCTTCTGTACTGCAGCTGGAGACCCTGTTCCTTATGCCATCTGGAAGAAGGATGGCATCGGCCTGACAGAAAAGAGTGGCTACAG GCTTGGCACAGATGGCCAGGGGACGTTCTTCCTAGAGGTTGACCATGCCAGCAAGGCTGATGCTACCTGGTACACCTGCTCTGCCCACAACCAGGCCGGCAGCATCATGTGTACAGGCAAAATAGTTGTGCAGA gCCCCTGGGAGTCCCAGAAGCCACAACAAACAAAGATCAAGACTCCAAAGAGATACGCCAACCTGCCTGTGGACATGCGAGCCTCTCACCAGACCAAGACTGCCATGATGAACGAGTCTGGGGAAGATCTGTAA
- the LOC118411218 gene encoding palladin-like isoform X7 — translation MTSSDTEIDVDTTPERGVADLRGYWSRAQDVPSGEMAEQPRKTKPGKFTPPTFSKTLDLEISGMEGHPLVLEVNVKGTPLPQVQWFREGAPIQNNPAFTVDQTGEVCTLVIAEAYPEDSGNYTATAANFYGSQSCQAIVTVKGQTEPNGKDDPGYIPPPPASNGPAVLPDTPLPPPPANVQPTSGLLDDLPPPPPEEERKGPDAAVRMQQTRVTDEYHDRLRNPPPVQQEASATGMLKVQEKKAAYVKQSTPVARAARTQARDREDLRGVAEKNYRPNFVQVPEETNAKEGGLVRMDCKVTGLPSPDLVWYREGSPLRQDSNHKMIVRENGVHSLLISQCKASDAGDYTCVATNKAGQAEFTVTLNILVEAQTVAPTWVQKLKNTTVKEGDPVRIFCTAAGDPVPYAIWKKDGIGLTEKSGYRLGTDGQGTFFLEVDHASKADATWYTCSAHNQAGSIMCTGKIVVQSPWESQKPQQTKIKTPKRYANLPVDMRASHQTKTAMMNESGEDL, via the exons ATGACTTCATCAGACACAGAAATAGATGTGGACACCACACCTGAGCGTGGCGTAGCTGATTTAAGGGGCTATTGGAGCAG GGCACAAGACGTGCCTAGTGGAGAAATGGCTGAACAACCCAGGAAGACCAAACCAGGGAAGTTTACTCCTCCCACCTTCAGTAAG ACCCTGGACTTGGAGATCTCAGGAATGGAGGGTCACCCGCTGGTGCTCGAGGTGAATGTGAAgggcacccccctcccacaggttCAGTGGTTCCGTGAGGGGGCACCCATCCagaacaaccctgctttcaCCGTGGACCAGACAG GTGAAGTGTGTACGCTGGTCATTGCTGAGGCATACCCTGAAGATTCTGGAAACTACACAGCCACAGCAGCCAACTTCTACGGCAGCCAGTCCTGCCAGGCGATCGTTACCGTGAAAGGTCAGACAGAGCCTAATG GCAAAGATGATCCAGGGTACATCCCACCCCCACCAGCCAG TAACGGACCTGCTGTACTGCCAGACACACCACTGCCACCTCCACCTGCCAATGTCCAGCCAACCAG TGGCCTACTTGACGACCTGCCTCCCCCGCCCCCAGAGGAGGAGAGGAAGGGTCCTGATGCTGCCGTGAGGATGCAGCAGACTCGAGTGACAGAT GAGTACCACGACCGTTTGAGGAACCCTCCCCCTGTACAGCAGGAG gCGAGTGCTACAGGTATGCTGAAGGTGCAGGAGAAGAAGGCTGCATATGTGAAGCAGAGTACACCAGTGGCAAG GGCTGCACGGACCCAGGCTCGTGACAGGGAGGACTTGAGGGGTGTGGCAGAGAAAAACTACAGGCCAAACTTTGTACAGGTCCCCGAGGAGACCAATGCCAAGGAGGGAGGGCTTGTTCGCATGGACTGTAAG GTGACAGGCCTGCCGTCCCCTGACCTGGTGTGGTATCGTGAGGGCAGCCCGCTCAGACAGGACAGCAACCACAAGATGATCGTGCGTGAGAACGGCGTGCACTCCCTGCTGATCTCCCAGTGCAAGGCCAGCGATGCAGGAGACTACACCTGTGTGGCCACCAACAAGGCAGGCCAGGCTGAGTTCACTGTCACCTTGAATATCCTGG TGGAGGCCCAGACTGTTGCTCCTACATGGGTGCAGAAGCTGAAGAACACAACTGTGAAGGAGGGAGACCCTGTGAGGATCTTCTGTACTGCAGCTGGAGACCCTGTTCCTTATGCCATCTGGAAGAAGGATGGCATCGGCCTGACAGAAAAGAGTGGCTACAG GCTTGGCACAGATGGCCAGGGGACGTTCTTCCTAGAGGTTGACCATGCCAGCAAGGCTGATGCTACCTGGTACACCTGCTCTGCCCACAACCAGGCCGGCAGCATCATGTGTACAGGCAAAATAGTTGTGCAGA gCCCCTGGGAGTCCCAGAAGCCACAACAAACAAAGATCAAGACTCCAAAGAGATACGCCAACCTGCCTGTGGACATGCGAGCCTCTCACCAGACCAAGACTGCCATGATGAACGAGTCTGGGGAAGATCTGTAA
- the LOC118411218 gene encoding palladin-like isoform X3 — protein sequence MSEQTAQDVPSGEMAEQPRKTKPGKFTPPTFSKTLDLEISGMEGHPLVLEVNVKGTPLPQVQWFREGAPIQNNPAFTVDQTGEVCTLVIAEAYPEDSGNYTATAANFYGSQSCQAIVTVKGQTEPNGKDDPGYIPPPPASNGPAVLPDTPLPPPPANVQPTSGLLDDLPPPPPEEERKGPDAAVRMQQTRVTDEYHDRLRNPPPVQQEEFRVSGFEERLMREIEHRLEKSVEAEGMFENVPQAQWRAPMFGKRVQNYKVLEGGTASFSCRVVGLPTPKIYWFKDGQEIPPDSQKYLMQSAPDGTCYLHIPGATLHEEGQYTVMAVSPAGKASATGMLKVQEKKAAYVKQSTPVARAARTQARDREDLRGVAEKNYRPNFVQVPEETNAKEGGLVRMDCKVTGLPSPDLVWYREGSPLRQDSNHKMIVRENGVHSLLISQCKASDAGDYTCVATNKAGQAEFTVTLNILVEAQTVAPTWVQKLKNTTVKEGDPVRIFCTAAGDPVPYAIWKKDGIGLTEKSGYRLGTDGQGTFFLEVDHASKADATWYTCSAHNQAGSIMCTGKIVVQSPWESQKPQQTKIKTPKRYANLPVDMRASHQTKTAMMNESGEDL from the exons ATGTCTGAGCAAAC GGCACAAGACGTGCCTAGTGGAGAAATGGCTGAACAACCCAGGAAGACCAAACCAGGGAAGTTTACTCCTCCCACCTTCAGTAAG ACCCTGGACTTGGAGATCTCAGGAATGGAGGGTCACCCGCTGGTGCTCGAGGTGAATGTGAAgggcacccccctcccacaggttCAGTGGTTCCGTGAGGGGGCACCCATCCagaacaaccctgctttcaCCGTGGACCAGACAG GTGAAGTGTGTACGCTGGTCATTGCTGAGGCATACCCTGAAGATTCTGGAAACTACACAGCCACAGCAGCCAACTTCTACGGCAGCCAGTCCTGCCAGGCGATCGTTACCGTGAAAGGTCAGACAGAGCCTAATG GCAAAGATGATCCAGGGTACATCCCACCCCCACCAGCCAG TAACGGACCTGCTGTACTGCCAGACACACCACTGCCACCTCCACCTGCCAATGTCCAGCCAACCAG TGGCCTACTTGACGACCTGCCTCCCCCGCCCCCAGAGGAGGAGAGGAAGGGTCCTGATGCTGCCGTGAGGATGCAGCAGACTCGAGTGACAGAT GAGTACCACGACCGTTTGAGGAACCCTCCCCCTGTACAGCAGGAG GAGTTCAGAGTGTCTGGTTTTGAAGAGCGTCTGATGAGGGAAATAGAGCATCGTCTGGAGAAAAGTGTAGAGGCAGAGGGCATGTTTGAGAATGTGCCACAAGCCCAGTGGCGTGCCCCCATGTTTGGCAAGAGGGTTCAGAACTACAAGGTGTTGGAGGGAGGAACGGCCAGCTTCAGTTGTCGTGTGGTGGGACTGCCAACTCCCAAG ATATACTGGTTTAAGGATGGGCAGGAGATCCCCCCTGACTCGCAAAAGTACTTGATGCAGAGTGCCCCCGATGGCACTTGTTACTTACACATCCCTGGTGCCACCCTGCATGAGGAGGGACAGTACACTGTCATGGCAGTCAGCCCAGCTGGAAAG gCGAGTGCTACAGGTATGCTGAAGGTGCAGGAGAAGAAGGCTGCATATGTGAAGCAGAGTACACCAGTGGCAAG GGCTGCACGGACCCAGGCTCGTGACAGGGAGGACTTGAGGGGTGTGGCAGAGAAAAACTACAGGCCAAACTTTGTACAGGTCCCCGAGGAGACCAATGCCAAGGAGGGAGGGCTTGTTCGCATGGACTGTAAG GTGACAGGCCTGCCGTCCCCTGACCTGGTGTGGTATCGTGAGGGCAGCCCGCTCAGACAGGACAGCAACCACAAGATGATCGTGCGTGAGAACGGCGTGCACTCCCTGCTGATCTCCCAGTGCAAGGCCAGCGATGCAGGAGACTACACCTGTGTGGCCACCAACAAGGCAGGCCAGGCTGAGTTCACTGTCACCTTGAATATCCTGG TGGAGGCCCAGACTGTTGCTCCTACATGGGTGCAGAAGCTGAAGAACACAACTGTGAAGGAGGGAGACCCTGTGAGGATCTTCTGTACTGCAGCTGGAGACCCTGTTCCTTATGCCATCTGGAAGAAGGATGGCATCGGCCTGACAGAAAAGAGTGGCTACAG GCTTGGCACAGATGGCCAGGGGACGTTCTTCCTAGAGGTTGACCATGCCAGCAAGGCTGATGCTACCTGGTACACCTGCTCTGCCCACAACCAGGCCGGCAGCATCATGTGTACAGGCAAAATAGTTGTGCAGA gCCCCTGGGAGTCCCAGAAGCCACAACAAACAAAGATCAAGACTCCAAAGAGATACGCCAACCTGCCTGTGGACATGCGAGCCTCTCACCAGACCAAGACTGCCATGATGAACGAGTCTGGGGAAGATCTGTAA
- the LOC118411218 gene encoding palladin-like isoform X6, which yields MTSSDTEIDVDTTPERGVADLRGYWSRAQDVPSGEMAEQPRKTKPGKFTPPTFSKTLDLEISGMEGHPLVLEVNVKGTPLPQVQWFREGAPIQNNPAFTVDQTGEVCTLVIAEAYPEDSGNYTATAANFYGSQSCQAIVTVKGQTEPNGKDDPGYIPPPPASNGPAVLPDTPLPPPPANVQPTSGLLDDLPPPPPEEERKGPDAAVRMQQTRVTDEYHDRLRNPPPVQQEEFRVSGFEERLMREIEHRLEKSVEAEGMFENVPQAQWRAPMFGKRVQNYKVLEGGTASFSCRVVGLPTPKASATGMLKVQEKKAAYVKQSTPVARAARTQARDREDLRGVAEKNYRPNFVQVPEETNAKEGGLVRMDCKVTGLPSPDLVWYREGSPLRQDSNHKMIVRENGVHSLLISQCKASDAGDYTCVATNKAGQAEFTVTLNILVEAQTVAPTWVQKLKNTTVKEGDPVRIFCTAAGDPVPYAIWKKDGIGLTEKSGYRLGTDGQGTFFLEVDHASKADATWYTCSAHNQAGSIMCTGKIVVQSPWESQKPQQTKIKTPKRYANLPVDMRASHQTKTAMMNESGEDL from the exons ATGACTTCATCAGACACAGAAATAGATGTGGACACCACACCTGAGCGTGGCGTAGCTGATTTAAGGGGCTATTGGAGCAG GGCACAAGACGTGCCTAGTGGAGAAATGGCTGAACAACCCAGGAAGACCAAACCAGGGAAGTTTACTCCTCCCACCTTCAGTAAG ACCCTGGACTTGGAGATCTCAGGAATGGAGGGTCACCCGCTGGTGCTCGAGGTGAATGTGAAgggcacccccctcccacaggttCAGTGGTTCCGTGAGGGGGCACCCATCCagaacaaccctgctttcaCCGTGGACCAGACAG GTGAAGTGTGTACGCTGGTCATTGCTGAGGCATACCCTGAAGATTCTGGAAACTACACAGCCACAGCAGCCAACTTCTACGGCAGCCAGTCCTGCCAGGCGATCGTTACCGTGAAAGGTCAGACAGAGCCTAATG GCAAAGATGATCCAGGGTACATCCCACCCCCACCAGCCAG TAACGGACCTGCTGTACTGCCAGACACACCACTGCCACCTCCACCTGCCAATGTCCAGCCAACCAG TGGCCTACTTGACGACCTGCCTCCCCCGCCCCCAGAGGAGGAGAGGAAGGGTCCTGATGCTGCCGTGAGGATGCAGCAGACTCGAGTGACAGAT GAGTACCACGACCGTTTGAGGAACCCTCCCCCTGTACAGCAGGAG GAGTTCAGAGTGTCTGGTTTTGAAGAGCGTCTGATGAGGGAAATAGAGCATCGTCTGGAGAAAAGTGTAGAGGCAGAGGGCATGTTTGAGAATGTGCCACAAGCCCAGTGGCGTGCCCCCATGTTTGGCAAGAGGGTTCAGAACTACAAGGTGTTGGAGGGAGGAACGGCCAGCTTCAGTTGTCGTGTGGTGGGACTGCCAACTCCCAAG gCGAGTGCTACAGGTATGCTGAAGGTGCAGGAGAAGAAGGCTGCATATGTGAAGCAGAGTACACCAGTGGCAAG GGCTGCACGGACCCAGGCTCGTGACAGGGAGGACTTGAGGGGTGTGGCAGAGAAAAACTACAGGCCAAACTTTGTACAGGTCCCCGAGGAGACCAATGCCAAGGAGGGAGGGCTTGTTCGCATGGACTGTAAG GTGACAGGCCTGCCGTCCCCTGACCTGGTGTGGTATCGTGAGGGCAGCCCGCTCAGACAGGACAGCAACCACAAGATGATCGTGCGTGAGAACGGCGTGCACTCCCTGCTGATCTCCCAGTGCAAGGCCAGCGATGCAGGAGACTACACCTGTGTGGCCACCAACAAGGCAGGCCAGGCTGAGTTCACTGTCACCTTGAATATCCTGG TGGAGGCCCAGACTGTTGCTCCTACATGGGTGCAGAAGCTGAAGAACACAACTGTGAAGGAGGGAGACCCTGTGAGGATCTTCTGTACTGCAGCTGGAGACCCTGTTCCTTATGCCATCTGGAAGAAGGATGGCATCGGCCTGACAGAAAAGAGTGGCTACAG GCTTGGCACAGATGGCCAGGGGACGTTCTTCCTAGAGGTTGACCATGCCAGCAAGGCTGATGCTACCTGGTACACCTGCTCTGCCCACAACCAGGCCGGCAGCATCATGTGTACAGGCAAAATAGTTGTGCAGA gCCCCTGGGAGTCCCAGAAGCCACAACAAACAAAGATCAAGACTCCAAAGAGATACGCCAACCTGCCTGTGGACATGCGAGCCTCTCACCAGACCAAGACTGCCATGATGAACGAGTCTGGGGAAGATCTGTAA
- the LOC118411218 gene encoding palladin-like isoform X2 yields the protein MTSSDTEIDVDTTPERGVADLRGYWSRAQDVPSGEMAEQPRKTKPGKFTPPTFSKTLDLEISGMEGHPLVLEVNVKGTPLPQVQWFREGAPIQNNPAFTVDQTGEVCTLVIAEAYPEDSGNYTATAANFYGSQSCQAIVTVKGKDDPGYIPPPPASNGPAVLPDTPLPPPPANVQPTSGLLDDLPPPPPEEERKGPDAAVRMQQTRVTDEYHDRLRNPPPVQQEEFRVSGFEERLMREIEHRLEKSVEAEGMFENVPQAQWRAPMFGKRVQNYKVLEGGTASFSCRVVGLPTPKIYWFKDGQEIPPDSQKYLMQSAPDGTCYLHIPGATLHEEGQYTVMAVSPAGKASATGMLKVQEKKAAYVKQSTPVARAARTQARDREDLRGVAEKNYRPNFVQVPEETNAKEGGLVRMDCKVTGLPSPDLVWYREGSPLRQDSNHKMIVRENGVHSLLISQCKASDAGDYTCVATNKAGQAEFTVTLNILVEAQTVAPTWVQKLKNTTVKEGDPVRIFCTAAGDPVPYAIWKKDGIGLTEKSGYRLGTDGQGTFFLEVDHASKADATWYTCSAHNQAGSIMCTGKIVVQSPWESQKPQQTKIKTPKRYANLPVDMRASHQTKTAMMNESGEDL from the exons ATGACTTCATCAGACACAGAAATAGATGTGGACACCACACCTGAGCGTGGCGTAGCTGATTTAAGGGGCTATTGGAGCAG GGCACAAGACGTGCCTAGTGGAGAAATGGCTGAACAACCCAGGAAGACCAAACCAGGGAAGTTTACTCCTCCCACCTTCAGTAAG ACCCTGGACTTGGAGATCTCAGGAATGGAGGGTCACCCGCTGGTGCTCGAGGTGAATGTGAAgggcacccccctcccacaggttCAGTGGTTCCGTGAGGGGGCACCCATCCagaacaaccctgctttcaCCGTGGACCAGACAG GTGAAGTGTGTACGCTGGTCATTGCTGAGGCATACCCTGAAGATTCTGGAAACTACACAGCCACAGCAGCCAACTTCTACGGCAGCCAGTCCTGCCAGGCGATCGTTACCGTGAAAG GCAAAGATGATCCAGGGTACATCCCACCCCCACCAGCCAG TAACGGACCTGCTGTACTGCCAGACACACCACTGCCACCTCCACCTGCCAATGTCCAGCCAACCAG TGGCCTACTTGACGACCTGCCTCCCCCGCCCCCAGAGGAGGAGAGGAAGGGTCCTGATGCTGCCGTGAGGATGCAGCAGACTCGAGTGACAGAT GAGTACCACGACCGTTTGAGGAACCCTCCCCCTGTACAGCAGGAG GAGTTCAGAGTGTCTGGTTTTGAAGAGCGTCTGATGAGGGAAATAGAGCATCGTCTGGAGAAAAGTGTAGAGGCAGAGGGCATGTTTGAGAATGTGCCACAAGCCCAGTGGCGTGCCCCCATGTTTGGCAAGAGGGTTCAGAACTACAAGGTGTTGGAGGGAGGAACGGCCAGCTTCAGTTGTCGTGTGGTGGGACTGCCAACTCCCAAG ATATACTGGTTTAAGGATGGGCAGGAGATCCCCCCTGACTCGCAAAAGTACTTGATGCAGAGTGCCCCCGATGGCACTTGTTACTTACACATCCCTGGTGCCACCCTGCATGAGGAGGGACAGTACACTGTCATGGCAGTCAGCCCAGCTGGAAAG gCGAGTGCTACAGGTATGCTGAAGGTGCAGGAGAAGAAGGCTGCATATGTGAAGCAGAGTACACCAGTGGCAAG GGCTGCACGGACCCAGGCTCGTGACAGGGAGGACTTGAGGGGTGTGGCAGAGAAAAACTACAGGCCAAACTTTGTACAGGTCCCCGAGGAGACCAATGCCAAGGAGGGAGGGCTTGTTCGCATGGACTGTAAG GTGACAGGCCTGCCGTCCCCTGACCTGGTGTGGTATCGTGAGGGCAGCCCGCTCAGACAGGACAGCAACCACAAGATGATCGTGCGTGAGAACGGCGTGCACTCCCTGCTGATCTCCCAGTGCAAGGCCAGCGATGCAGGAGACTACACCTGTGTGGCCACCAACAAGGCAGGCCAGGCTGAGTTCACTGTCACCTTGAATATCCTGG TGGAGGCCCAGACTGTTGCTCCTACATGGGTGCAGAAGCTGAAGAACACAACTGTGAAGGAGGGAGACCCTGTGAGGATCTTCTGTACTGCAGCTGGAGACCCTGTTCCTTATGCCATCTGGAAGAAGGATGGCATCGGCCTGACAGAAAAGAGTGGCTACAG GCTTGGCACAGATGGCCAGGGGACGTTCTTCCTAGAGGTTGACCATGCCAGCAAGGCTGATGCTACCTGGTACACCTGCTCTGCCCACAACCAGGCCGGCAGCATCATGTGTACAGGCAAAATAGTTGTGCAGA gCCCCTGGGAGTCCCAGAAGCCACAACAAACAAAGATCAAGACTCCAAAGAGATACGCCAACCTGCCTGTGGACATGCGAGCCTCTCACCAGACCAAGACTGCCATGATGAACGAGTCTGGGGAAGATCTGTAA